Proteins encoded by one window of Desulfovibrio ferrophilus:
- a CDS encoding uracil-xanthine permease family protein yields MKSDSLRYSVDEKPSLALCAALALVHVTIIFDGILFIPNVIAKTVSVPAETMQFVSFGMILIAAAFTYLQSRRTLGIGAGFILFTGSYSAFLICSLDAVRMGGFATLATMTLLTVPLVFLYTYFIRFFRHIITPDVGGVVILLIAVSMVPIALDLWSGGGNATPIETRILFGIGLATALPMTLCMLFGNALLKMWGPLISMACGYGAAAATGHLHFTHCAAAPWFGLPPLAWPGLELDLSSAHVPLGIAFGIAMLISVIENTGNLMLVQQISKRDFRRVSYNVIQSGLYCDGLSKVAAGLMGTSVPSVYCDNLPLVEMTGVASRRVGIMGAALLFVLAFMPKAGAFILDMPGPVMGGFLVVMVALLFHAGIGLVTMNRLSNQHGIICGLALAAGLVAQSGTYFPGLVPDSLGPLLNNSVAVGGFTAFGLSAVAWLLPKRSIGGTYPARMEALGEMKRMLEAGRSRLGLSKRSFNMLSLCCEELFCHMAEEHKDFDDSYLTLRTTRGEDGYFTEIVCGRQMDDINNFALPEGLINANPDDLRQLGMVLFAGYARDVKHVEISGYSFISFYTS; encoded by the coding sequence ATGAAAAGCGATTCCCTCCGTTACAGCGTCGATGAAAAACCTTCCCTGGCGCTGTGCGCAGCGCTCGCACTGGTCCACGTGACCATCATCTTCGACGGCATCCTGTTCATCCCCAACGTCATCGCCAAGACCGTGAGCGTACCCGCCGAGACCATGCAATTCGTGAGTTTCGGAATGATCCTCATCGCCGCGGCCTTCACCTATCTGCAAAGCCGGCGCACGCTGGGCATCGGCGCGGGATTCATCCTGTTCACCGGCTCCTACAGCGCGTTTCTGATCTGCTCGCTGGACGCGGTGCGCATGGGCGGCTTCGCCACCCTGGCCACCATGACGCTTCTGACCGTGCCGCTGGTCTTCCTCTACACCTATTTCATCCGCTTCTTCCGGCACATCATCACCCCGGACGTGGGCGGGGTGGTGATCCTGCTCATCGCCGTGTCCATGGTGCCCATCGCGCTGGACCTGTGGAGCGGCGGGGGCAACGCCACGCCCATCGAGACCCGCATCCTCTTCGGCATCGGCCTGGCCACGGCTCTGCCCATGACCCTGTGCATGCTCTTCGGCAACGCGCTGCTCAAGATGTGGGGACCGCTCATCTCCATGGCCTGCGGCTATGGCGCGGCGGCGGCCACGGGGCATCTTCATTTCACGCACTGCGCGGCGGCCCCCTGGTTCGGGCTGCCGCCCCTGGCCTGGCCGGGGTTGGAGTTGGACCTCTCAAGCGCGCACGTGCCGCTGGGCATCGCCTTCGGCATCGCCATGCTCATCAGCGTCATCGAGAACACGGGCAACCTGATGCTGGTGCAGCAGATCTCCAAGCGCGACTTCAGGCGCGTATCCTACAACGTGATTCAAAGCGGGCTCTACTGCGACGGGCTCTCCAAGGTCGCGGCCGGGCTGATGGGCACCAGCGTGCCTTCGGTCTACTGCGACAACCTGCCCCTGGTGGAGATGACGGGCGTGGCCTCGCGGCGGGTGGGAATCATGGGCGCGGCGCTGCTCTTCGTTCTGGCCTTCATGCCCAAGGCCGGGGCCTTCATCCTGGACATGCCCGGACCGGTCATGGGCGGCTTCCTGGTAGTCATGGTGGCGCTTCTCTTCCACGCGGGCATCGGGCTGGTGACCATGAACCGCCTGAGCAACCAGCACGGCATCATCTGCGGGCTGGCTCTGGCCGCGGGGCTGGTGGCCCAGAGCGGTACCTACTTCCCGGGACTGGTGCCCGACAGCCTGGGGCCGCTATTGAACAACAGCGTGGCCGTGGGCGGGTTCACGGCCTTCGGGCTTAGTGCGGTGGCCTGGCTGCTGCCCAAGCGCTCCATCGGCGGAACCTACCCGGCCCGCATGGAGGCCTTGGGCGAGATGAAGCGCATGCTGGAGGCGGGGCGCTCCCGTCTCGGCCTGTCCAAGCGCTCGTTCAACATGCTCTCGCTGTGCTGCGAGGAACTGTTCTGCCACATGGCCGAGGAACACAAGGACTTCGACGATAGCTATCTGACTCTGCGCACCACGCGCGGCGAGGACGGTTATTTCACGGAGATTGTCTGCGGGCGCCAGATGGACGACATCAACAACTTCGCCCTGCCCGAGGGGCTGATCAACGCCAATCCCGACGACCTGCGCCAATTGGGCATGGTGCTCTTCGCGGGCTATGCGCGCGACGTGAAGCATGTGGAGATTTCGGGCTATTCCTTCATCTCGTTCTACACCTCGTAG
- a CDS encoding efflux RND transporter permease subunit, which produces MNLPQFCVRRPVLTAMATLIVVTVGIFSLSRLRVDLLPAIELPTVSVRVNYEGASPEVMERLVTQVIEEVVATVPGVEEITSTSSTGRSDIRVRFSWGVSIDTAALDVRARLEDELNELPDDVERPWIRKFDVESFPVVILGIKSDLDPVELTELIEVQLRYRFARIPGVAQVDVWGGFNREVRVELDPDRIKALGLPLDDVLEAIEDANLDLPAGTLEHGLQESTLRAPAEFISLDQIRDTVIAKREDGDITLGQVAAVKDTHEKLTRIIRVNQGRGVRVGIRKQADANTLEVASGIMAEIKAINHDYPQVQVVPVINQGNFIERSITNVAHSVAYGGILAVLVLFFFLRSIQSTIIISLAIPISIVATFALIFFGGFTLNLMTLGGLALGVGMIVDNSIVVLENIFRRMKEESLPVSQAAVEGAREVGPAIVASTLTTLVIFLPLAFLQGVSGVLFKEMAYVIIFSLLCSLVLSLSLLPTAASRLLKPQVHAPGRGKGGLGAAVEAFGEVLTRLDAAYRDLVKWALGHRKTVVFGACLLLMASLLLLPLIGREFMPPSDEGEVRITGEMEVGTRLGVVDAQTRFMESLIYPAVPEAVSSVVSVQSSASRKARSEGEIRLSLLPAAKRHRSNTEIAKDLRRLLEGNVPGMRVRVRAPQGQFLLDRLLGGDEGLTVEIRGFELGALDALAGQVAQDIAGVLGISDTKTSQEAGLPQQELRIDRDKAADLGLSVRDVSELLETAVAGSKAGEYRHEGNSYRIFVKLADAEQRSMDEILDLTLTSASGEQVALRNVVSATASRGPVLITRKDQQRQVTVQANVAGRDLGSVARDVQAIIDRIPRPVGYELRIAGNYEEQQKASRELAFSMLLALGLVYMVLACQYESLRDPLVVMLSVPFAAIGVILTLFLTGTTLNVQSYIGCVMLEGIVVNNAILLVDQAGRLFSSGMGLEDSLTEAARRRLRPIMMTTLTTILGLLPLALGIGEGAEAQAPLARAVIGGLTASTLITLVLIPVVYAIFHAKEAGNRH; this is translated from the coding sequence ATGAATCTGCCCCAATTCTGCGTTCGCAGGCCCGTGCTTACGGCCATGGCGACTCTCATCGTCGTCACGGTGGGCATCTTTTCCCTGAGCCGATTGCGGGTGGATCTGCTTCCCGCCATCGAACTGCCTACGGTGAGTGTTCGCGTCAACTACGAAGGCGCCAGCCCCGAGGTCATGGAGCGGTTGGTCACTCAGGTGATCGAGGAAGTCGTGGCAACGGTTCCCGGCGTGGAGGAGATCACCTCCACCTCGTCCACGGGGCGCAGCGATATCCGCGTGCGTTTCTCTTGGGGGGTCTCCATCGATACCGCCGCCCTGGACGTCCGCGCCCGGTTGGAAGATGAGCTGAACGAATTGCCCGACGATGTGGAGCGCCCCTGGATTCGCAAATTCGATGTGGAGAGCTTCCCGGTGGTTATTCTGGGTATCAAGAGCGATCTTGACCCCGTGGAACTCACCGAGCTGATCGAGGTTCAGTTGCGCTACCGTTTTGCCCGTATTCCCGGCGTGGCGCAGGTGGATGTCTGGGGAGGGTTCAACCGCGAGGTCCGTGTGGAGCTGGACCCGGACCGGATCAAGGCCCTTGGCCTGCCCTTGGACGATGTGCTCGAAGCCATCGAGGATGCCAACCTGGACCTGCCTGCAGGAACTTTGGAGCATGGTCTTCAGGAGAGCACCCTCCGCGCACCAGCCGAGTTTATATCCCTGGACCAGATCCGCGACACGGTAATCGCCAAGCGCGAGGATGGGGACATCACCCTGGGGCAGGTGGCAGCGGTCAAGGATACTCATGAGAAGTTGACCCGCATCATTCGAGTGAATCAGGGCCGGGGTGTTCGTGTCGGCATCCGCAAGCAGGCCGATGCCAATACACTGGAAGTTGCCAGCGGGATCATGGCCGAGATCAAGGCCATCAACCACGATTATCCTCAGGTGCAGGTGGTCCCGGTCATCAACCAGGGCAACTTCATCGAGCGCTCCATCACCAATGTGGCCCATTCGGTGGCCTACGGCGGCATCCTTGCGGTACTGGTGCTGTTCTTCTTTTTGCGCAGCATTCAGAGCACGATCATCATCTCGCTGGCCATTCCCATTTCCATTGTGGCCACCTTCGCGCTCATCTTTTTCGGCGGATTCACCCTGAACCTGATGACCCTGGGCGGCTTGGCACTTGGCGTTGGCATGATCGTGGATAACTCCATTGTGGTTCTGGAGAACATCTTCAGGCGCATGAAAGAAGAGTCCTTGCCCGTGTCCCAAGCTGCGGTGGAGGGCGCGCGCGAGGTTGGCCCCGCCATTGTGGCCAGTACTTTGACCACGCTGGTTATCTTTTTGCCCCTTGCCTTTTTGCAGGGGGTCTCGGGTGTGCTGTTCAAGGAGATGGCCTATGTGATCATCTTTTCCCTGCTCTGTTCGCTGGTGCTGTCCTTAAGTCTGTTACCCACGGCGGCTTCGCGGCTCTTGAAGCCCCAGGTCCATGCTCCAGGCCGGGGCAAGGGTGGATTGGGGGCCGCAGTAGAGGCCTTTGGCGAGGTCTTGACGCGCCTGGATGCTGCCTACCGCGATCTGGTGAAATGGGCGCTTGGGCATCGCAAGACAGTGGTTTTTGGGGCGTGCCTGTTGCTGATGGCAAGCCTGCTGCTTCTGCCTCTGATTGGGCGCGAGTTCATGCCCCCCAGCGACGAGGGCGAGGTACGCATCACTGGCGAGATGGAGGTCGGCACCCGGCTTGGCGTGGTGGACGCACAGACCCGGTTCATGGAGAGCTTGATCTATCCCGCCGTGCCCGAGGCTGTTTCCTCCGTGGTCAGTGTGCAGTCCTCGGCGTCGCGCAAGGCCAGGTCCGAGGGCGAGATACGTCTGTCCCTGCTGCCTGCTGCCAAGCGCCACCGCTCCAATACCGAGATTGCCAAGGACCTGCGCCGTTTGCTGGAAGGCAACGTGCCGGGCATGAGAGTGCGGGTCCGTGCGCCGCAAGGCCAGTTTCTGCTGGATCGTCTTCTGGGTGGGGACGAGGGGCTGACCGTGGAGATTCGTGGTTTTGAACTGGGTGCTCTGGACGCCCTGGCCGGACAGGTTGCGCAGGACATCGCTGGAGTGTTGGGCATTTCGGATACCAAGACCAGTCAGGAGGCTGGCCTGCCTCAGCAGGAACTCCGCATTGATCGTGATAAGGCTGCGGATCTGGGCCTGTCCGTTCGCGATGTGTCCGAGCTGCTGGAAACCGCCGTGGCGGGTTCCAAGGCCGGGGAATATCGCCACGAGGGCAATTCCTACCGAATCTTCGTGAAGCTTGCGGACGCCGAACAGCGTAGCATGGATGAAATTCTGGATCTGACTCTGACCAGTGCCTCGGGCGAGCAGGTGGCCCTGCGAAACGTGGTTTCAGCCACCGCCAGCCGTGGTCCGGTCCTCATCACCCGCAAGGACCAGCAGCGTCAGGTGACGGTCCAGGCCAACGTCGCCGGCCGTGATTTAGGTTCCGTGGCCCGGGATGTTCAGGCCATTATTGACCGGATTCCCCGGCCTGTGGGCTATGAGCTGCGTATCGCCGGTAACTATGAGGAGCAGCAGAAGGCCTCGCGCGAGTTGGCGTTCTCGATGCTGCTGGCCCTTGGGTTGGTCTACATGGTTCTGGCCTGCCAGTATGAATCCCTGCGCGATCCTCTGGTGGTCATGCTCTCCGTGCCCTTTGCAGCCATCGGGGTCATCCTGACGCTGTTTCTTACGGGTACGACCTTGAACGTGCAGTCCTACATCGGCTGCGTGATGCTCGAGGGCATCGTGGTCAACAATGCCATCCTGCTGGTGGACCAGGCCGGTCGCCTGTTCAGCTCGGGCATGGGCCTTGAGGACTCGTTGACCGAGGCTGCCCGGCGACGGCTGCGGCCAATCATGATGACCACCCTGACGACGATCCTGGGCCTGTTGCCCCTTGCGCTGGGTATCGGTGAGGGCGCCGAAGCACAGGCGCCACTGGCCCGCGCAGTCATCGGCGGGCTCACGGCTTCGACCCTGATCACGTTGGTGCTCATCCCTGTGGTCTACGCCATCTTCCACGCCAAAGAGGCCGGGAATAGGCACTAG
- a CDS encoding PAS domain-containing sensor histidine kinase: MNYGNRQWVIPALKSASIYALVGGLWILLSDKALDLLVTNHDTYTMLQTWKGWFYVLVTALLVFALLSKYLKQSFDQKESIRLSQERLAFALGAVRDGVWDWDLTTDEVYFSPGYTAMLGYEDNAGFTNINSWQDNMHPDDREHSLEVSKDCIEGRIGHFAMEFRMRTKDGGWCWILGRGKVVAHDHTGRALRMVGTHTNITHQKRVEHELRTLRNSMENIINSMPSVIIGTDRDMQITQWNRSAEMLTGAPAKLALGYRLTDILHLPEELTDSITQAVTHGEALELTQQNLLGDASRIANIFVFPLKNEGITGAVIRIDDVTEQVQMQQIIVQTEKMISLGGLAAGMAHELNNPLSGILQSVQNIQRRSAEDLPANQNAAQNVGLDLKAMHDYFRDRDINRFLDGIQSSGQRAAGIINNLLAFSRSSDSSLAPCSVPDLLDNAIALAESDYNLAKQYDFKAVHIHREYEPNLPAITVTAQEIEQVFLNLLKNSAMAMAGEPTPDKEPTITLRTSSDGPMVRIEIEDNGPGFPDGVSKRLFEPFFTTKPPGEGTGLGLSVSYFIITQNHQGQITAETAPGGGARFTILLPQAKPGPQGVAAQRE, from the coding sequence ATGAATTACGGTAATCGACAGTGGGTCATCCCCGCCCTCAAATCAGCATCCATCTATGCCCTGGTCGGCGGACTGTGGATTCTGCTGTCCGACAAGGCGCTTGATCTGCTAGTCACGAATCACGACACCTACACCATGCTCCAGACCTGGAAAGGCTGGTTTTATGTTCTGGTCACAGCTCTGTTGGTATTTGCCCTCTTGAGCAAATACCTCAAACAATCCTTTGACCAGAAGGAGAGCATCAGACTCAGCCAGGAGCGTCTGGCCTTTGCCCTGGGTGCCGTACGCGACGGCGTCTGGGACTGGGACCTGACAACAGACGAAGTCTATTTCAGCCCCGGCTACACAGCCATGCTCGGCTATGAAGACAACGCAGGGTTCACCAACATCAACTCCTGGCAAGACAACATGCACCCCGACGACAGGGAGCATTCGCTTGAGGTCAGCAAAGACTGCATTGAAGGCCGCATCGGCCACTTTGCCATGGAGTTCCGGATGCGCACCAAAGACGGCGGATGGTGCTGGATTCTGGGGCGCGGCAAGGTGGTCGCCCACGATCATACCGGTCGAGCCCTGCGCATGGTCGGCACGCATACCAACATCACGCACCAGAAACGTGTCGAGCATGAACTACGCACTCTGCGCAATTCCATGGAAAACATCATCAATTCCATGCCGTCGGTCATCATCGGCACCGACAGGGACATGCAGATCACCCAATGGAATCGTTCCGCGGAAATGCTCACAGGGGCACCAGCCAAACTTGCACTCGGGTATCGTCTGACCGACATCCTGCACCTGCCGGAAGAACTGACGGACAGCATCACCCAGGCAGTCACCCATGGCGAGGCCCTGGAACTGACCCAGCAGAATCTTTTGGGCGATGCCTCACGCATTGCCAACATTTTCGTTTTCCCGCTGAAAAACGAGGGAATCACAGGCGCTGTCATCCGTATCGACGACGTTACGGAACAGGTCCAAATGCAACAGATTATCGTCCAGACCGAAAAAATGATCTCCCTTGGGGGGCTTGCCGCTGGCATGGCCCACGAACTAAACAACCCCTTGAGCGGCATTCTGCAATCCGTGCAGAACATCCAGCGCCGATCAGCGGAGGATCTACCTGCCAACCAGAACGCAGCGCAAAATGTTGGCCTGGACCTCAAGGCCATGCACGACTATTTCCGCGATCGCGACATCAATCGATTTCTGGACGGCATCCAGTCTTCCGGACAGCGCGCTGCAGGTATCATCAACAACCTGCTTGCCTTCAGCCGCAGCAGCGATTCAAGCCTTGCCCCGTGCTCCGTGCCCGACCTTCTGGACAATGCAATCGCCTTGGCAGAAAGCGATTATAATCTGGCAAAACAATATGATTTCAAAGCCGTACATATCCACAGAGAATACGAACCAAACCTCCCCGCCATCACCGTGACGGCTCAGGAAATCGAACAGGTGTTCCTGAATCTGCTCAAGAATTCGGCTATGGCCATGGCCGGAGAACCAACCCCAGACAAGGAACCCACCATCACTCTGCGCACCAGCAGCGATGGGCCGATGGTCCGCATCGAGATCGAAGACAATGGCCCAGGATTCCCGGACGGGGTGAGTAAGCGATTGTTCGAGCCATTCTTCACCACCAAGCCCCCGGGAGAAGGCACGGGACTAGGCCTTTCGGTATCCTACTTCATCATCACCCAGAACCATCAAGGCCAGATCACGGCTGAAACGGCCCCCGGAGGCGGTGCAAGATTCACCATCCTGCTACCGCAGGCGAAGCCTGGACCGCAGGGCGTTGCAGCCCAAAGAGAATAA
- the malQ gene encoding 4-alpha-glucanotransferase — MLELRSAGILLHLTSLPSAHGIGGLGPEAYEFADFLEQTGQRIWQILPLTPTSLSTHNDPYHSISAFAGNPLLISLEFLLEAGWLTPEDIAAPPIFPEDSVDFAAVTAWKEPLLNKAFNAFEPDDEPDFQRFCTRNHHWLDDYALFSALRQRYANMPWTSWPEPLRDRNPEALVRAGLDLGEEIQRAKFLQWVFDNQWESLRAYCAKRRISLFGDMPIYVDMESADLWANPNLWKLDEDLKPTVVAGVPPDYFSATGQLWESPIYDWDEHEKEEFKWWLRRIHRNLDLFDFLRIDHFRGLIAFWEVPAGESTAMNGEWVEAPVCKFLDTLYASRPSLPLIAEDLGVITPDVRETMRAYNLPGMKILLFAFGDDLPTNPYAPHNIEPFSLVYTGTHDNNPVQAWYDEEADAETRDRLVQYIGHSLNSEDLHWALIRMALGSPARLAVIPVQDLLGLGAEARMNRPGNLKGNWHWRMKDGSLTPEICERLRELTRLYGRE; from the coding sequence ATGCTTGAACTCAGATCTGCCGGAATCCTATTGCATTTAACCAGCCTGCCCTCGGCCCACGGCATTGGCGGGCTGGGGCCGGAAGCCTATGAGTTTGCGGACTTCCTGGAACAGACGGGGCAGCGCATCTGGCAGATTCTGCCGCTGACGCCCACTTCACTCTCCACACACAACGACCCTTATCATTCCATCAGCGCCTTTGCGGGCAATCCTCTGCTCATCAGCCTGGAATTCCTGCTGGAGGCCGGTTGGCTCACGCCCGAGGACATTGCCGCGCCCCCGATCTTCCCTGAAGACTCCGTGGATTTTGCGGCAGTCACGGCTTGGAAGGAGCCGCTGCTGAACAAGGCTTTCAATGCCTTTGAGCCGGACGACGAGCCGGATTTTCAACGCTTCTGCACCCGGAATCATCATTGGCTGGACGACTACGCCCTGTTCTCGGCCCTGCGCCAGCGCTACGCCAACATGCCCTGGACCAGTTGGCCCGAGCCGCTTCGTGACCGCAACCCCGAGGCGCTGGTCCGCGCAGGCCTCGACCTGGGCGAAGAAATCCAACGCGCCAAGTTCCTGCAATGGGTCTTTGACAACCAATGGGAATCGCTGCGGGCCTATTGTGCCAAACGTCGCATCTCGCTGTTCGGTGACATGCCCATCTATGTGGATATGGAAAGCGCCGACCTCTGGGCCAATCCCAACCTCTGGAAGCTCGACGAGGACCTGAAACCCACCGTGGTCGCTGGCGTACCTCCGGATTATTTCAGTGCCACGGGCCAGCTCTGGGAAAGCCCCATCTACGATTGGGACGAGCATGAAAAAGAAGAATTCAAGTGGTGGCTCCGCCGCATCCACCGCAACCTGGATCTGTTCGACTTCCTGCGCATCGACCATTTCCGCGGACTGATCGCCTTCTGGGAGGTCCCGGCTGGAGAAAGCACCGCCATGAACGGCGAGTGGGTGGAGGCGCCAGTGTGCAAGTTCCTGGACACGCTGTATGCCTCGCGCCCCAGTCTGCCACTCATTGCCGAGGACCTGGGCGTCATCACCCCGGATGTGCGCGAGACCATGCGCGCCTATAACCTGCCGGGCATGAAGATCCTGCTCTTTGCCTTTGGCGATGATCTGCCCACCAACCCCTATGCCCCGCACAATATCGAGCCATTCTCGCTGGTCTATACCGGTACCCACGACAACAACCCCGTACAGGCCTGGTACGACGAGGAAGCCGATGCCGAGACCCGCGACCGCCTGGTCCAATACATCGGGCACTCCCTGAACTCCGAAGACCTGCATTGGGCACTGATCCGCATGGCCCTTGGCTCACCCGCACGCCTTGCCGTGATCCCCGTGCAGGACCTCCTCGGCCTCGGAGCCGAGGCACGCATGAACCGCCCGGGCAACCTGAAAGGCAACTGGCACTGGCGCATGAAGGACGGCAGCCTGACCCCAGAGATTTGCGAACGACTCAGGGAACTGACCAGGCTCTATGGACGGGAGTAG
- a CDS encoding substrate-binding periplasmic protein has protein sequence MQSLKCTALTFFIALVYTLLPVSAQAESIEVATDYWPPFRMTTASGDIIGLDVELMEEIGNRMGLKFEFIRYPWARCLTNLKSGESDFMTGLAKTPDRETFIAYTTPPYYTCHPTFYTQKGMGQTIQSYADLQGHEVGYVRASKYFDQFDNDTTLSKQDLTDEKTMLRMLVSGRLGVIIGTDCQITHDIQSMGLGDKVEPIAYKPDVPIHLYIGISRNSPYLRRMNDFNAILAEMISDGTIEMIAARYFTHE, from the coding sequence ATGCAGTCACTCAAATGTACCGCACTCACTTTCTTCATTGCGTTGGTCTATACTCTTCTTCCAGTCTCGGCGCAGGCGGAGTCCATCGAAGTGGCCACGGATTACTGGCCACCATTCCGAATGACTACTGCTAGTGGGGACATTATCGGTCTTGATGTCGAGTTGATGGAAGAGATCGGTAACAGGATGGGGCTAAAATTCGAGTTCATCCGCTATCCCTGGGCAAGATGCCTGACCAACCTCAAATCGGGCGAATCGGACTTCATGACCGGTCTGGCCAAAACTCCCGACAGGGAAACTTTCATCGCCTACACGACGCCCCCTTATTATACATGCCACCCTACATTCTACACCCAAAAGGGTATGGGCCAGACCATCCAATCCTACGCGGACCTTCAAGGGCATGAAGTCGGCTATGTCCGGGCATCCAAATACTTTGACCAATTCGACAACGACACGACGTTATCCAAGCAGGACCTGACCGATGAAAAAACAATGCTGCGCATGCTGGTCAGCGGAAGACTGGGGGTGATCATCGGAACGGACTGTCAAATCACCCACGACATCCAGTCCATGGGCCTCGGGGACAAGGTTGAACCCATCGCCTACAAACCCGATGTCCCCATCCATCTGTACATCGGCATTTCACGGAACTCTCCCTACCTGCGGAGAATGAATGATTTCAATGCAATCCTCGCTGAGATGATCTCGGATGGGACCATTGAGATGATCGCTGCCAGATATTTCACTCATGAGTAA
- a CDS encoding efflux RND transporter permease subunit: MVLACQYESLRDPLVVMLSVPFAAIGVILTLYLTGTTLNVQSYIGCVMLEGIVVNNAILLVDQAGRLFSSGMGLEDSLTEAARRRLRPIMMTTLTTILGLLPLALGIGEGAEAQAPLARAVIGGLTASTLITLVLIPVVYAIFHSRESKARQKA; this comes from the coding sequence ATGGTTCTGGCCTGCCAGTATGAATCCCTGCGCGATCCTCTGGTGGTCATGCTCTCCGTGCCCTTTGCAGCCATCGGGGTCATCCTGACGCTGTATCTCACGGGTACGACCTTGAACGTGCAGTCCTACATCGGCTGCGTGATGCTCGAGGGCATCGTGGTCAACAATGCCATCCTGCTGGTGGACCAGGCCGGTCGCCTGTTCAGCTCGGGCATGGGCCTTGAGGACTCGTTGACCGAGGCTGCCCGGCGACGGCTGAGGCCAATCATGATGACCACTCTGACAACGATCCTGGGCCTATTGCCCCTTGCGCTGGGTATCGGTGAGGGCGCCGAAGCACAGGCGCCACTGGCCCGCGCAGTCATCGGCGGACTCACGGCTTCGACCCTGATCACGTTGGTACTCATCCCTGTGGTCTACGCCATCTTCCATTCCAGAGAGAGCAAGGCTCGCCAGAAGGCGTAG